The following proteins are co-located in the Vibrio astriarenae genome:
- a CDS encoding FKBP-type peptidyl-prolyl cis-trans isomerase produces MSKTIIAVIILAISLFLLYRNMQNSKAADQNQAKGIAFLESNKAKEGVITTESGLQYEVLHKSDSGEKPTADKRVKVHYHGTLIDGTVFDSSVDRGTPIDFGVTQVIKGWQEGLQLMDKGDKYRFYIPSQLGYGNRGTGPIPPASVLIFDVELIDIL; encoded by the coding sequence ATGTCGAAAACCATTATCGCGGTCATTATTTTAGCTATCAGCCTGTTTCTCCTTTACCGCAATATGCAAAACTCAAAAGCGGCAGACCAGAATCAAGCGAAAGGAATAGCATTTCTAGAAAGTAATAAAGCGAAAGAGGGTGTGATTACAACCGAGTCTGGCTTGCAGTACGAAGTGTTACATAAAAGCGATTCTGGGGAAAAGCCTACGGCAGATAAACGCGTAAAAGTGCACTATCATGGTACCTTAATTGATGGCACTGTGTTTGATAGCTCTGTTGACCGTGGTACACCTATCGACTTTGGTGTTACTCAAGTCATTAAAGGCTGGCAAGAGGGCCTGCAATTAATGGATAAAGGCGACAAATATCGTTTCTATATCCCTAGCCAGCTTGGTTATGGAAACAGAGGGACAGGACCTATCCCTCCTGCATCGGTATTGATATTCGATGTGGAACTTATCGATATCTTATAG
- a CDS encoding beta-phosphoglucomutase family hydrolase — MMSSIYKQLEQYQGLIFDMDGTLLDTMPAHLAAWKMTADEFGFEFDEAWFHSLGGMPSPKITLEVNKAQGLALEPSAVSNFKMKAFVAIEDKGQPIKVTLDVVNAFHGKRPMAIGTGSQRVNADALIEAAGLRSLFESVVTANDVEQHKPNPDTFILAARNMGCEPNQCVVFEDTELGKQAAHAAGMDCYMVEGERVTFHPAQ; from the coding sequence ATGATGAGTAGTATTTATAAACAGCTCGAGCAATACCAGGGGCTCATATTTGACATGGATGGCACGTTGCTTGATACGATGCCAGCTCATTTAGCTGCATGGAAGATGACAGCGGATGAGTTTGGGTTTGAATTTGATGAAGCTTGGTTTCACAGTCTAGGGGGGATGCCAAGCCCTAAAATCACGTTAGAGGTCAATAAAGCTCAGGGTCTAGCGCTTGAGCCTAGTGCTGTGTCCAACTTTAAAATGAAAGCTTTTGTGGCGATTGAAGACAAAGGACAGCCAATCAAAGTCACGTTAGATGTAGTAAATGCGTTCCATGGCAAACGTCCGATGGCGATAGGTACGGGCAGTCAACGTGTTAACGCTGATGCATTGATAGAAGCGGCGGGACTGCGTTCACTCTTCGAATCTGTTGTGACCGCCAACGATGTCGAGCAGCACAAGCCAAACCCTGATACGTTTATCTTAGCAGCTCGGAATATGGGCTGTGAGCCGAATCAATGTGTTGTTTTTGAAGATACTGAACTGGGTAAGCAAGCTGCACATGCAGCGGGTATGGATTGCTATATGGTAGAAGGAGAGCGGGTGACGTTTCATCCCGCTCAGTAG
- a CDS encoding LysE family translocator: MNFAVLSVFIPTFFFVSVTPGMCMTLALTLGMSIGYRRTLWMMVGELAGVAVVSIAAVLGIAAIMLNYPWLFVGFKFLGGTYLLYLGIQMWRSKGKLALSADAKEIETGNDWDLVVQGFVTAIANPKGWAFMISLLPPFVDQSAALTPQLIVLVSIILICEFICMTLYATGGKGLKRLLGKSENVKLLNRIAGSLMMGVGIWLYLT; this comes from the coding sequence ATGAATTTTGCTGTTTTAAGTGTCTTTATCCCCACATTTTTCTTTGTCTCTGTGACGCCTGGTATGTGTATGACACTTGCCCTCACGCTTGGAATGAGTATTGGTTATCGTCGTACGCTTTGGATGATGGTGGGTGAACTCGCTGGTGTTGCCGTTGTTTCAATCGCCGCCGTGCTGGGTATTGCTGCTATCATGCTCAATTACCCGTGGCTATTTGTCGGCTTCAAGTTCCTTGGCGGAACCTATCTGCTCTATCTTGGTATACAGATGTGGCGCTCGAAAGGTAAGCTCGCCCTGAGTGCTGATGCGAAAGAGATTGAAACCGGTAATGACTGGGATCTCGTCGTGCAAGGTTTCGTCACTGCCATCGCAAACCCTAAAGGATGGGCGTTTATGATCTCCCTGCTCCCTCCATTTGTTGATCAATCAGCAGCACTCACTCCTCAACTTATCGTGTTAGTTTCAATTATTTTAATTTGTGAGTTTATCTGTATGACGCTCTACGCAACCGGTGGTAAGGGTCTGAAACGACTATTAGGTAAAAGTGAGAATGTGAAGCTACTTAACCGTATTGCTGGCAGCCTAATGATGGGTGTAGGTATTTGGCTCTACCTCACCTAG
- the galE gene encoding UDP-glucose 4-epimerase GalE, which produces MNVLVTGGMGYIGSHTCIQMIQAGMTPIILDNLYNSKSTVLERIEKVAGVKPVFIQGDIRDKALLVDTMKTHAIEAVIHFAGLKAVGESVAKPLEYYDNNVNGTLVLVDAMRDAGVNSIVFSSSATVYGDPASVPITEDFPTSATNPYGRSKLMVEECLTDFQAANPDWSITLLRYFNPVGSHPTGELGEDPQGIPNNLMPFVSQVAVGRREFLSVFGSDYPTKDGTGVRDYIHVMDLSDGHIAALKRVGRKEGLHIYNLGTGNGSSVLEMVKAFEAASQKEIPYKLVDRRPGDIAECWADPAKAMRELEWKAERTLEEMTADTWRWQSNNPNGYPEA; this is translated from the coding sequence ATGAATGTATTAGTCACAGGTGGCATGGGCTATATTGGTAGTCACACTTGTATTCAAATGATTCAGGCGGGAATGACACCGATTATTCTCGATAATCTTTATAACAGCAAATCAACCGTATTAGAGCGCATTGAAAAGGTGGCCGGTGTTAAACCTGTATTTATTCAAGGCGACATCCGCGATAAAGCACTGCTAGTAGATACGATGAAGACGCACGCAATTGAAGCGGTTATTCATTTTGCGGGATTGAAAGCGGTTGGTGAGTCAGTGGCGAAACCGCTTGAGTACTACGATAACAATGTGAACGGTACATTAGTGCTGGTTGATGCGATGCGTGATGCAGGTGTTAATAGCATCGTGTTTAGTTCATCGGCGACGGTTTATGGTGATCCAGCCTCTGTGCCAATTACAGAAGACTTTCCAACCAGCGCGACCAACCCATACGGTCGCAGTAAGTTGATGGTGGAAGAGTGTTTAACGGACTTCCAAGCGGCTAACCCAGACTGGAGCATCACGCTTCTGCGTTACTTCAACCCAGTAGGTTCGCACCCAACGGGCGAGCTAGGTGAAGATCCACAGGGTATCCCTAATAACCTAATGCCCTTTGTATCTCAAGTGGCGGTGGGTCGTCGCGAATTCTTATCCGTTTTCGGTAGCGATTACCCAACCAAAGATGGCACTGGTGTGCGTGACTATATTCACGTTATGGACTTATCTGACGGACATATTGCCGCGTTAAAGAGAGTGGGTCGTAAAGAAGGTCTGCACATCTACAATCTCGGAACCGGTAATGGTTCAAGTGTATTAGAAATGGTAAAAGCCTTTGAGGCAGCAAGCCAAAAAGAGATCCCCTATAAATTGGTTGACCGTCGCCCTGGTGATATTGCCGAGTGTTGGGCTGATCCGGCGAAAGCGATGCGAGAGCTAGAGTGGAAAGCTGAGCGTACTTTGGAAGAGATGACAGCAGATACATGGCGCTGGCAGTCGAATAACCCGAACGGCTACCCTGAAGCCTAA
- a CDS encoding 5-oxoprolinase subunit PxpA: protein MDSTRALLNCDMGEGFGLWTMGNDAQVMPHIDLANIACGFHASDPQVMVNTIQLALEHNVKIGAHPSYPDLQGFGRRSIPMSIDEIVNLMIYQIGALQALAHSQGSLLHYVKPHGALYNDMMRDMSIFEGICEAVSQFHVPLMVLATPNRESLLDIADQYDVPLLFEAFIDRAYLADGSLAPRSLKGAVLGNHDDIINQAKQIIHYQKIQTLDQETLIVEADTLCIHGDNPLAASIAGDLRKLLLSME, encoded by the coding sequence ATGGATAGCACTAGAGCACTGTTGAACTGTGATATGGGAGAGGGTTTTGGACTCTGGACAATGGGCAATGACGCTCAAGTAATGCCACATATTGATTTGGCCAATATCGCCTGTGGTTTTCACGCCTCTGATCCGCAGGTAATGGTCAACACCATACAGCTCGCGTTAGAGCATAATGTAAAAATTGGTGCCCACCCAAGTTATCCCGACCTGCAAGGTTTCGGACGACGATCAATTCCTATGTCTATAGATGAAATCGTCAATCTTATGATTTATCAGATCGGCGCACTGCAGGCGCTCGCGCACTCACAAGGCTCTTTACTGCATTACGTAAAACCTCACGGAGCTCTCTATAATGACATGATGCGCGACATGAGCATCTTTGAGGGCATTTGCGAGGCAGTCTCACAGTTTCATGTTCCCTTAATGGTACTAGCGACCCCAAACAGAGAGTCATTACTGGATATCGCTGATCAATACGATGTTCCCCTGCTCTTTGAGGCGTTTATCGATCGTGCTTATCTTGCGGATGGGTCGCTCGCCCCAAGAAGTCTTAAAGGCGCGGTCCTCGGCAATCATGATGATATTATTAATCAAGCAAAACAGATTATTCACTATCAAAAGATTCAGACGCTTGATCAGGAAACTCTGATCGTTGAAGCAGACACGCTCTGCATTCATGGCGATAATCCTTTAGCAGCAAGCATCGCCGGAGATCTGCGAAAGCTTT